The Nitrospiraceae bacterium genome includes a region encoding these proteins:
- a CDS encoding PA0069 family radical SAM protein: MKPISNPQNPFSPEVRERLEPPAPVTPDIYEETVKTILSHNTSPDLPFRWSVNPYRGCFHACAYCYARPTHEYWGFGSGTDFESKLVVKINAPAKLQESLLKPSWQGELIVFSGNTDPYQPLEATYKLTRSCLQVCAEFHNPVGLISKSALIVRDIDVLQELHNKAWVRVFLSIPFASDDIARKVEPQAPSITKRFETLEQLSKAGISTAVSIAPVIPGLNEHDIPQILSRARDAGAQHAAYILLRLNDNVEQVFIERMTHHFPDRIQKILAHLREVRGGQVGDQTFFKRHVGEGKTWNVIEQLFDTSSKKHGFQDIPDIPIPPTFRRPGPTQLSLWES, translated from the coding sequence ATGAAACCGATCTCCAATCCCCAAAATCCTTTTTCTCCGGAAGTCCGCGAGCGCCTGGAGCCACCTGCACCCGTGACTCCGGACATCTACGAAGAAACGGTGAAGACCATTCTCAGCCACAATACTAGCCCCGACCTCCCATTTCGATGGAGCGTGAATCCCTATCGAGGATGCTTTCATGCCTGCGCCTATTGTTATGCCCGGCCCACCCACGAATACTGGGGATTTGGGTCTGGGACGGACTTTGAATCCAAGCTGGTCGTCAAGATCAATGCTCCTGCTAAACTTCAGGAATCATTGCTCAAACCTTCCTGGCAAGGGGAATTGATTGTTTTTTCCGGCAACACCGATCCCTATCAACCCTTGGAAGCCACCTACAAACTGACCCGATCCTGCCTACAAGTCTGTGCAGAATTTCATAATCCGGTTGGACTCATCTCTAAATCCGCCCTCATCGTACGAGACATTGATGTATTACAAGAACTGCATAACAAAGCATGGGTGCGCGTCTTTTTAAGTATTCCGTTTGCCTCAGATGACATTGCCCGGAAAGTTGAACCGCAAGCCCCCTCAATTACAAAACGGTTTGAGACTTTAGAGCAGTTGTCCAAAGCCGGCATTTCAACCGCGGTCTCGATTGCCCCCGTCATTCCAGGATTAAATGAACACGACATTCCACAAATTTTATCGCGCGCCCGCGATGCCGGAGCCCAACATGCTGCCTATATTCTGCTGCGTCTCAACGATAACGTGGAACAAGTATTTATTGAACGGATGACGCATCATTTTCCCGATCGAATTCAGAAAATCCTCGCCCACCTCAGAGAAGTTCGAGGAGGCCAAGTTGGGGATCAAACGTTTTTCAAACGCCATGTTGGCGAGGGGAAAACATGGAATGTCATCGAGCAACTATTCGACACCTCCTCAAAGAAACATGGATTTCAGGACATTCCCGATATACCTATTCCCCCTACCTTTCGACGGCCAGGCCCCACGCAACTCTCTCTGTGGGAGAGTTGA
- a CDS encoding tetratricopeptide repeat protein has protein sequence MILSLRPSHILWYLPLTLLIIIILIGCSEDKTPWQLHTEQGTTMMEQGKFPEAEQELEAALELAEQFEGQDPRLTQSITNLAILHNAKGEPEQAETLLLKAVAIHEEGPNPQTAELAASLSNLGALYVTQQKFDQAQASFERALAVREQALGPDNPEVIRDLENLAALFVRQAHYAQAEPYLKRVLDSRERTTGPEAPELIEPLNNLALLHRAQEQYDQSEALLLRALAIKEKQIGPTNPHLLGSLNNLALLYSTAKQFSQATPVLERMLTISEEGFGKDHPRVAIILNQLGEIHRLQDQPEQAIPLIQRAIAIIEQAEGPEHSSLSGPLNNLALLYVTTGQYDKADPLFQRTITLTEQTMGKDHFRVERALRNYATLLRKIGRTEDAVTQETRANAIHEKNNPTLTSSPG, from the coding sequence ATGATTCTTTCTCTTCGGCCCTCACATATCTTGTGGTACCTGCCCCTTACCCTGCTCATCATTATCATCCTCATCGGGTGTAGCGAAGACAAAACACCCTGGCAACTCCACACCGAACAAGGCACGACCATGATGGAACAGGGAAAGTTCCCGGAAGCTGAACAGGAACTGGAGGCTGCGCTTGAACTGGCCGAACAGTTCGAAGGCCAGGACCCTCGCCTCACCCAGTCCATCACGAATCTGGCGATTCTGCACAATGCGAAAGGAGAACCCGAACAGGCTGAAACCCTCCTTCTGAAGGCTGTGGCCATTCATGAAGAAGGGCCAAATCCTCAGACAGCCGAGTTAGCGGCAAGCCTCAGCAATCTTGGCGCGCTGTATGTCACCCAACAGAAGTTCGACCAGGCTCAAGCCTCATTCGAACGAGCCTTGGCAGTTCGGGAACAAGCACTGGGTCCTGATAATCCCGAGGTTATCCGTGACCTGGAAAATCTTGCAGCACTGTTTGTCCGGCAAGCCCACTATGCCCAGGCGGAACCCTATTTGAAGCGCGTTCTCGACAGCCGGGAAAGAACCACAGGACCGGAAGCACCTGAACTCATTGAACCACTCAATAATCTCGCGCTTCTCCATCGAGCCCAGGAACAGTATGACCAGTCAGAGGCTTTATTACTCCGAGCGTTAGCCATCAAGGAGAAACAAATTGGCCCCACCAATCCCCATCTCCTTGGCAGCTTGAATAATCTCGCGCTTCTCTATAGTACGGCTAAGCAATTTTCGCAAGCGACGCCTGTGTTGGAACGAATGCTGACGATTAGCGAAGAGGGATTTGGCAAGGACCATCCCCGGGTGGCCATCATCCTCAATCAATTGGGAGAAATTCACAGACTTCAGGACCAACCTGAGCAAGCCATCCCCTTAATCCAACGCGCCATTGCCATTATTGAACAAGCAGAAGGGCCGGAACATTCAAGTCTGAGCGGCCCTCTCAATAATTTAGCGTTACTGTATGTCACCACAGGACAATATGATAAAGCCGATCCTTTGTTTCAACGGACCATCACCCTCACGGAACAGACCATGGGGAAAGATCATTTCCGGGTGGAACGAGCGCTTAGAAATTACGCCACGCTCTTGCGAAAAATAGGTCGTACCGAGGACGCCGTCACGCAGGAAACGCGGGCCAATGCCATTCACGAAAAAAATAATCCCACGCTGACTTCTTCTCCGGGGTAG
- a CDS encoding aldehyde dehydrogenase family protein, translating into MDVFRELGLQAVNPGACSGLRRWVATTTEGLLDSVNPATGKVLAQVNRCSGADYDVLIQESQRAYREWRQVPAPKRGEVVRLIGDALRAKKNALGSLVSMEVGKIKAEGDGEVQEMIDMADFAVGQSRMLYGLSMHSERPQHRMYEQWHPLGVVGVITAFNFPVAVWAWNAFLAAIAGDTVVWKPSPKAALCALAVQHICNQVMEEQGVPGIFSVFITDQVELAQAMVADERLPLISFTGSVPVGKKVAKVVGQRLGRSLLELSGNNAVIVDETADLDLAIPAIVFGAVGTAGQRCTTTRRLFVQETRYEEVVERLLRAYQQVRVGNPLDEGVLMGPLIDERALEEFRIALEEVVQDGGQILCGGGVIEGPGFFVEPTIVRAENQWKVVQRETFGPILYVMPYATLDDAIALQNQAPQGLSSSLFTLHVRHAEQFLSGQGSDCGIANVNIGTSGAEIGGAFGGEKETGGGREAGSDAWKAYMRRQTNTINWGTELPLAQGITFSVN; encoded by the coding sequence ATGGATGTTTTCCGTGAATTGGGATTACAAGCGGTGAATCCTGGCGCCTGTTCCGGGCTAAGGCGATGGGTGGCAACGACTACGGAAGGGCTACTGGACTCGGTGAACCCCGCGACGGGAAAAGTTCTGGCTCAAGTGAACCGGTGCTCCGGGGCGGATTACGACGTACTCATTCAGGAATCGCAACGGGCTTATCGGGAGTGGCGGCAAGTGCCCGCTCCGAAGCGCGGGGAGGTGGTGCGGTTGATCGGGGACGCGTTGCGCGCAAAAAAAAATGCGCTGGGTTCCCTGGTGTCGATGGAGGTAGGCAAAATCAAGGCCGAGGGCGACGGCGAAGTGCAGGAAATGATCGATATGGCGGATTTTGCGGTGGGGCAATCCCGCATGTTGTATGGTCTGTCCATGCACTCCGAACGGCCACAACACCGGATGTACGAACAGTGGCATCCTCTCGGAGTGGTGGGGGTGATCACAGCCTTTAATTTTCCGGTTGCCGTATGGGCGTGGAATGCCTTCCTGGCCGCCATCGCCGGCGATACGGTGGTGTGGAAACCTTCGCCCAAGGCCGCACTCTGTGCTTTGGCGGTTCAGCATATCTGTAACCAGGTGATGGAGGAACAAGGTGTTCCGGGGATTTTTTCCGTGTTCATTACGGACCAGGTTGAATTGGCGCAGGCGATGGTGGCTGACGAACGTTTGCCACTAATTTCATTTACCGGTTCTGTGCCCGTGGGGAAAAAGGTTGCGAAAGTCGTGGGACAACGACTCGGGCGTAGCCTGTTGGAGCTTAGCGGGAACAATGCCGTGATTGTCGATGAAACGGCGGACTTGGATCTGGCCATACCTGCCATTGTTTTTGGAGCTGTTGGCACTGCCGGGCAGCGATGCACGACCACCCGCCGGTTGTTTGTGCAGGAGACACGGTATGAGGAGGTGGTGGAACGTCTCCTTCGGGCCTATCAACAGGTCCGGGTGGGTAATCCCTTGGATGAAGGGGTATTGATGGGGCCGCTGATCGATGAGCGGGCTTTGGAGGAATTCCGAATTGCTCTTGAGGAAGTGGTACAGGATGGTGGACAGATTCTCTGTGGCGGGGGTGTGATCGAGGGTCCCGGGTTTTTTGTCGAGCCGACGATTGTACGTGCTGAGAATCAGTGGAAGGTGGTGCAGCGGGAGACATTTGGGCCGATTTTGTATGTCATGCCGTATGCCACCCTGGACGACGCGATTGCCCTCCAAAATCAAGCGCCACAAGGGTTGTCGTCCTCATTGTTTACCTTACATGTGCGGCATGCCGAGCAGTTTTTGTCGGGGCAAGGGAGCGATTGTGGGATTGCGAATGTGAATATCGGTACCTCGGGGGCGGAAATTGGAGGCGCCTTTGGCGGAGAGAAAGAAACAGGCGGGGGGCGAGAGGCCGGTTCTGATGCCTGGAAAGCGTATATGCGTCGGCAAACCAATACGATTAATTGGGGGACGGAGCTGCCGCTGGCGCAAGGAATCACATTTTCAGTGAACTAA
- a CDS encoding saccharopine dehydrogenase NADP-binding domain-containing protein, translated as MPKICILGGGKIGSLIATLLVECGDFDVVLGDVDPEVVARLKQDIGHDHFHVSCVDVQDAKALGRFIDSVGPEGIISCLPYFCNQAVGEQARACGAHYFDLTEDVEVTRKIREVSEGASSAFVPQCGLAPGFISIVAHELMTRFDTVDIVKMRVGALPVNPSNVLKYSLTWSTDGLINEYGNTCYGIENSREVPLLPLEGYETISIDGLLYEAFNTSGGLGTLADTYAGKVRTMNYKTLRYPGHCEKIHLLMNDLKLNDDRETLKRILEKAVPKTLQDVVLIYTSVTGLRKGELYEENFVQKIYPQTIAKKLWAAIQVTTAAGMCSVVDLVFERPGKYQGFVTQETFDLPSILANRFGRFFQPDDSCS; from the coding sequence ATGCCAAAAATTTGTATTCTCGGAGGTGGCAAAATCGGGTCGCTGATTGCGACGTTATTGGTGGAGTGCGGGGACTTTGACGTGGTGCTGGGAGACGTCGATCCGGAAGTGGTGGCAAGACTGAAGCAGGATATCGGCCATGACCATTTCCATGTGTCCTGTGTCGATGTCCAGGATGCCAAAGCCCTGGGTCGATTTATCGATTCTGTCGGGCCGGAAGGCATTATTTCCTGTCTCCCGTATTTTTGCAACCAGGCGGTCGGAGAACAAGCTCGTGCGTGCGGGGCCCACTATTTTGATTTAACCGAGGATGTGGAAGTCACGAGGAAGATTCGTGAGGTGAGTGAGGGAGCGTCCTCCGCCTTTGTGCCGCAATGTGGGTTGGCGCCGGGGTTTATCAGCATTGTCGCGCATGAACTCATGACCCGGTTTGATACGGTGGATATTGTCAAAATGCGGGTCGGGGCGTTGCCGGTGAATCCCAGCAATGTGTTGAAATATTCGCTGACGTGGTCCACGGACGGCTTGATAAATGAATACGGCAATACGTGCTATGGGATTGAGAATAGCCGGGAAGTGCCGTTGTTGCCTTTGGAAGGATACGAAACCATTTCGATTGACGGCCTGTTATATGAGGCCTTTAATACCTCTGGTGGGCTGGGGACCCTGGCGGATACCTATGCCGGCAAGGTCCGGACGATGAATTATAAGACGCTGCGCTATCCCGGCCATTGTGAAAAAATTCATCTGTTGATGAATGACCTGAAACTCAATGATGATCGAGAGACCTTGAAGCGTATTTTGGAAAAGGCCGTGCCGAAGACTTTGCAGGATGTGGTCCTGATCTATACGTCGGTGACGGGTCTTCGGAAAGGCGAGTTGTATGAAGAAAATTTTGTCCAGAAAATTTATCCACAGACTATCGCCAAAAAATTGTGGGCTGCGATACAGGTGACGACGGCGGCCGGGATGTGCAGTGTGGTGGACCTGGTCTTTGAGCGTCCTGGAAAATATCAGGGGTTTGTGACGCAAGAGACATTTGATCTGCCTTCAATCCTGGCTAATCGGTTCGGGCGGTTTTTTCAACCGGATGATTCGTGCTCGTGA
- a CDS encoding DUF4412 domain-containing protein yields MEGMVFHTPGKERRELTTSDEPMTMIIRQDKKVMWTLMPEANAYMEMSIEESQDKTDFSAYQIDQTTVGEEDINGVRTTKSKVIMTNKDGSKLGGFWWTTKEGIPLKMDMISVKGKTKENLPVPIFFHGSTPHTPDEDKIFRH; encoded by the coding sequence ATGGAAGGCATGGTCTTCCATACCCCGGGTAAGGAAAGGCGGGAACTCACAACCAGCGACGAGCCCATGACCATGATCATCCGCCAGGACAAAAAAGTTATGTGGACCCTCATGCCTGAAGCCAACGCTTACATGGAGATGTCAATTGAGGAATCTCAGGACAAAACGGACTTCTCCGCGTATCAGATCGACCAGACCACCGTGGGCGAGGAAGACATCAATGGGGTCAGGACCACGAAAAGCAAAGTCATCATGACTAATAAGGATGGAAGCAAACTCGGAGGATTCTGGTGGACCACCAAGGAGGGCATCCCCCTCAAAATGGACATGATCTCGGTGAAAGGCAAGACCAAAGAGAATTTGCCTGTCCCTATTTTTTTTCATGGAAGCACTCCTCACACGCCTGACGAAGACAAAATCTTTCGCCATTGA
- a CDS encoding DUF2490 domain-containing protein, producing the protein MKLVCCFLAAWIIWESAFCFAGSDLNQDFRLWAPVYLNFPISGPVKGYMEANPRFSDDASQIDQLLLRPAVGYQLTSTISLWQGYAWVANYEPRYLQEHRIFQQLIYSNKFSTFKLLSRTRLEERWIQHAIGTAVRARTMLRGDFPLPAYPALALATYDEIFVNLNTIRQGPEAGFDQNRFFLGLNDTISPNLNIDVGYQLQLINTPLSGLANQANHILLIQFFIKL; encoded by the coding sequence ATGAAACTGGTATGCTGTTTCCTTGCCGCATGGATCATCTGGGAATCCGCCTTCTGTTTTGCCGGCTCCGATCTGAACCAGGACTTTCGACTGTGGGCGCCGGTGTACCTCAACTTTCCTATTTCCGGACCAGTCAAAGGGTACATGGAAGCCAATCCCCGATTCTCGGACGATGCCTCCCAAATCGACCAACTCCTTCTCCGTCCGGCAGTGGGGTATCAACTTACATCCACCATCTCACTCTGGCAGGGGTACGCCTGGGTGGCCAACTATGAACCGCGCTACTTACAGGAGCATCGGATTTTCCAACAACTCATCTATAGCAACAAATTTTCAACCTTTAAATTGCTCAGCCGCACCCGTCTTGAGGAACGATGGATTCAACACGCCATCGGGACAGCGGTTCGCGCTCGAACTATGCTTCGCGGAGACTTCCCGCTACCCGCCTATCCCGCTCTGGCCCTTGCCACCTATGACGAAATTTTCGTCAATCTCAATACCATCCGTCAGGGACCGGAAGCCGGATTTGATCAAAACCGGTTTTTTCTGGGTCTCAACGATACGATCTCTCCCAACCTCAATATTGATGTCGGCTATCAATTACAGCTCATCAACACGCCCCTCTCGGGTCTGGCCAATCAGGCCAACCATATTCTCCTCATTCAATTCTTCATCAAGCTATAA
- a CDS encoding FG-GAP repeat protein, with protein MTQKIPSLSFAIGHTSGLVFFLLVFLTNPAFSASSIQLTWNANSEPDLMGYYVHMGTSPSSYNTRENAGLVPSYTFKNLPEGITYYFTVTAYDQSGNVSEPAKEVSIALPIHNMNPSPPMSQDLNGDGKADLVWHNTKTGQVAVWLLNGTSVTASGFLGQLPTEWALSGVDDLNGDDKADLVWRNDISGAVAAWLMNGLTITSTGFPGSASTAWAIQGIGDVNADGKADLIWRNTTDGNTAIWIMNGAAIAATGFPAGVPLEWQIAGVGDVDGDGQADVLWRHDTSGTVAIWLMNGLTISSTAFPGSAPTTWTMQAVGDVNGDGKSDLVWHNITNGSTAIWIMNGTTIAVSAFPGAVSVTWQIEGAHDVNGDGRTDIIWRNNTNGAVAVWLMNGVTITSTGFPGTASTNWKIQ; from the coding sequence ATGACTCAAAAAATACCCTCCTTGAGTTTTGCAATCGGTCATACGTCTGGACTTGTCTTTTTTCTCCTTGTATTTTTGACTAACCCCGCTTTTTCAGCCTCCTCCATTCAACTAACCTGGAACGCAAATTCAGAACCGGACCTGATGGGGTATTATGTGCATATGGGCACATCCCCAAGCTCTTACAACACCAGGGAAAATGCCGGCCTCGTCCCATCGTATACGTTTAAGAACCTTCCGGAGGGAATCACCTATTATTTTACAGTCACAGCATATGACCAATCAGGTAATGTTAGTGAACCCGCGAAGGAAGTATCGATAGCCCTTCCAATTCATAACATGAATCCCAGTCCTCCCATGAGTCAGGACTTGAATGGGGACGGCAAGGCCGATCTAGTCTGGCACAACACGAAAACAGGGCAAGTGGCAGTGTGGCTACTCAATGGCACGAGCGTCACAGCTTCAGGTTTTCTGGGCCAGCTGCCCACGGAATGGGCCTTAAGTGGAGTGGACGATCTGAATGGAGACGACAAAGCGGACCTCGTCTGGCGCAATGACATCAGCGGTGCTGTTGCCGCATGGCTAATGAACGGGTTGACCATCACCTCCACTGGTTTTCCCGGCAGCGCTTCGACAGCTTGGGCCATTCAGGGTATTGGGGATGTTAACGCGGATGGCAAAGCCGATCTGATATGGCGCAACACCACTGATGGCAACACCGCTATATGGATCATGAACGGCGCAGCAATTGCTGCCACGGGATTCCCTGCCGGCGTCCCCTTAGAGTGGCAGATCGCGGGAGTGGGCGATGTAGATGGAGATGGACAGGCCGATGTCCTTTGGCGTCATGACACCAGCGGTACGGTGGCCATCTGGCTGATGAACGGACTGACCATCAGCTCCACAGCCTTTCCCGGCAGTGCGCCGACGACTTGGACCATGCAAGCCGTGGGGGATGTCAACGGCGATGGTAAATCTGATCTCGTCTGGCACAACATCACAAACGGCAGCACCGCCATATGGATCATGAATGGGACGACAATTGCCGTCTCCGCATTCCCGGGGGCGGTGTCGGTGACATGGCAGATAGAGGGTGCGCACGATGTGAATGGGGATGGCAGGACCGACATTATCTGGCGCAACAACACCAATGGCGCGGTGGCCGTGTGGCTGATGAACGGGGTCACCATCACCTCCACCGGCTTTCCGGGTACCGCTTCCACAAACTGGAAAATTCAGTAA